A stretch of Oryza brachyantha chromosome 4, ObraRS2, whole genome shotgun sequence DNA encodes these proteins:
- the LOC102711881 gene encoding uncharacterized protein LOC102711881 — protein sequence MCLYHYPLLESTSLRIHCQLDRRSEPMKKHAAASGCGVFSAGRIEKMMLYPLVASLEYIFCFGGWTVSCVALFHAIVSIYGAGMAEYLCSCPRMTAEEAAAMRAVEAYMLLCCAAQMTAAAVAMTATAGRRAARRASACAALTAGAATAWLWCLYLRFLPGLRCFRCFGVPRRVAVVSVGAGVATPVLFFVSVGLHAVIRGDENEWDD from the exons ATGTGCCTGTATCACTATCCCCTCCTCGAGTCTACGTCTCTACGAATCCATTGCCAACTCGATCGTAGGTCTGAGCCCATGAAGAAGCATGCTGCAGCTTCAGGATGCGGGGTCTTTTCTGCTGGTAGGATTGAGA AGATGATGCTGTATCCGCTGGTTGCATCACTGGAATACATCTTTTGTTTCGGGGGCTGGACGGTGTCGTGCGTTGCTCTGTTCCACGCGATCGTGTCAATCTACGGTGCAGGAATGGCAGAATACCTG TGCTCTTGCCCGAGGATGACGGCCGAGGAAGCCGCCGCCATGCGCGCCGTCGAGGCGTACATGCTGCTGTGCTGCGCGGCGCAGATgaccgcggcggccgtggccatgacggcgacggcgggccggcgcgccgcccgTCGGGCGTCCGCGTGCGCCGCGCTGACGGcgggcgccgccaccgcgtggCTGTGGTGCCTCTACCTCCGCTTCTTGCCGGGGCTCCGCTGCTTCCGATGCTTCGGCGTGCCCAGGAgggtcgccgtcgtctccgtGGGAGCCGGCGTCGCCACGCCGGTGCTGTTCTTCGTCTCGGTGGGCCTGCACGCCGTCATCCGCGGAGACGAAAACGAGTGGGACGACTGA
- the LOC102706093 gene encoding succinate dehydrogenase subunit 5, mitochondrial translates to MAAALRSSSAAARRLLRISPAALPTLTASRPAAVAPLARPIAAAAAFVAGGNNGFSWNLRRLFSSNEKHLPAISDPEVESAFKDLMAASWTELPDSLVREAKKAVSKATDDQAGQEALKNVFRAAEACEEFGGVLVTLRMALDDLCGLTGENVGPLPGYIEDAVKSAYNRYMTYLESFGPEENYLRKKVETELGTKMIHLKMRCSGIGSEWGKITLIGTSGISGSYVELRA, encoded by the exons atggccgccgccctccgctcctcctccgccgcggcgagacGGCTGCTCCGGATCTCCCCGGCCGCGCTGCCCACGCTCACCGcctcccgccccgccgcgGTGGCGCCCCTCGCGCgcccgatcgccgccgccgccgccttcgtcgCAG GTGGCAACAATGGCTTCTCATGGAACTTGAGGCGCTTGTTCAGCTCAAATGAAAAGCATCTGCCTGCAATATCTGACCCAGAAGTTGAGTCTGCGTTTAAGGATTTGATGGCTGCTAGCTGGACTGAACTTCCAGATTCTCTTGTACGTGAAGCAAAGAAAGCCGTATCCAAAGCTACCGATGATCAGGCTGGGCAGGAGGCTTTGAAAAATGTATTCCGTGCAGCTGAGGCATGTGAAGAATTTGGTGGGGTTCTAGTCACCCTAAGAATGGCTCTAGATGATCTATGTGGTTTGACTGGTGAG AATGTTGGCCCCTTGCCTGGTTATATAGAAGATGCTGTTAAATCTGCATACAATCGATACATGACATATCTGGAATCATTTGGCCCTGAGGAAAATTATCTACGTAAGAAAGTGGAGACTGAATTGGGAACTAAAATGATACACCTGAAAATGCGATGCAGTGGCATAGGGTCTGAGTGGGGAAAG ATCACTCTGATTGGCACATCAGGCATCTCAGGTTCCTATGTTGAGCTAAGGGCATGA